The segment TCTTAATCTTCTGTCTTTGATTCTGTGACCAGGTTTTTCAAAGGTTACTGAAACGTCCATACCAAAAATTCCTATATCAGGGTCGTATCTTACGCCTGGAATATCAATGTGTTCTCTAATACCAAAGGATACATTACCTTCTTTATCAAATTGAGAAGCTTTTATTCTATTTTCTAAACCGTTTAAAACCATTGATATAATTTTTTCAGCTTTTTCTCCTCTTAAAGTTACTTTACATGCTATTGGTTGTTTTTTCCTGATACCAAATTCAGGGTTTGTAACTTTTGAGTATGTTCTAACTGGTTGTTGATCTACAAGGCTGGTTAATAAACTTTCAGCTCTTGTTAATCTTTCTCCACCTTCACCTACACCAATGTTAACGGTTGCCTTTTGTATTCTAGGTTTTTCCATAATATTCATATTAGTCATCTCCTAATAATGATATTACAGGTTTATCCTGACCTATAACAAATACGTATCTTGCTAAGGTTAAGAATGAACCTTCATCAGTTTCCATTAATACAGTGTTTGATTTTGATGATTTTGTGATGGTAATTTCTTTGATTGTACCTAATTCACCTATGTGGTTACCACCAGTAATTAAAGCTAATGCTCCTTCTTCAAATTTGATTGAATCATTGATGTTCTGTTCAGGGATGCTTAATAATAAAACGTCACTTGTTTTATATTCATCTTCTGTAACAACATTTCTACCGTCATGTAAGTTTAATTGAGTTTTTCCACCTTTGATTGTGGTTTTGTTTTCAATACTTACTAATTTGAAGTCAGCATCTTTTTCATCAATTTCATGAAGTACTAATCTACCTTTATAGTCAGGTAAGATTCTGTAGTATTTGTTGATTTTAGGAATTGAAATAACATCCATAAATCCTACTGGGAATCTGTGGTCTTTTCTTGCTGTACCATCTACTAATACTTCACCATTGTTTAAGATTATTTTTGCTTCACGAGCATTGTTTGCTACACCTAAGATATCTCTTAAAACCATTACTAATGGTATAGATTTATCAAGTGCGTGTGGACCTGCACTAGGTTTAGTTGTCCATGTTTCTTCTTTTACATGAATAGGCCACATTTTAGGTGCTTTAAATCTTTTTAAGTGTTTTCTTGATCCCATATTTGCCATATTTATGCCTTCCTATTTAATGCATTATTCCTTCTTTCATCATCTAAGTAAAGTTCAGTAATTACTAAATTTGATGGGTGAATTGGTTGGTATAATTTTGTTCCATCTTGTTTCTGGCTTGATGCACCATCTACCATTACACGGTAGTTTTTGAGATCTACTTTTTCTACTTTACCTTCTGTTCCTTTGAAGTCACCACGTACAATTAAAACTTCATCTCCTTTTCTTACAGGGAATGATCTTTTATTGAACTGGTCTCTTAGACTTTCGGAAAGATGTACACTCATCAAGTCATGACGTTTGTGTAATGGTGCTGTATATAAAGCTTTACGTTGTTTTCTTGGTTGTTTTGACATAATTCCACCTTTATACAATTATACTTGCAGCACTACCAATTGCAGGCCAGATATCAGCAGCTTCTTTAGCTATAGGTCCTCTGATTTCTGAACCTTTTAATACTCCATCTTCGGTAATGATTACAGCAGCATTATCTTCAAATTTAACTCTCAGACCGTTTGCTCTTCTGTATTCTTTTTTCTGGCGTACAACAACAGCGGTTGTTACTTCTCTTCTCATGTCAGCAGTTCCTTTTTTAACGGAAATTACTACCATGTCACCTACACCAGCTGTAGCAAGTCTTCTTCTTACTCCTTTAAATCCTTTTACTGAAATAATTTCAACTTCTCGTGCTCCGGTGTTATCAATACATTTTAATCTAGCACCGATTGGAAGGGACTTGGAGACTTTTGATGTAATTGCTTTCATTTTATTTATTCTCCTTTAACTTCTACTAGCACAAAATGTTTAGTTTTACTTAGTTGTCTGCATTCTGCAATTTTAACAGAATCTCCAACTTTCACATCAAGACAATCTGGTTTATGTGCTTGTATTTTAGAATTTCTTTTTTCATATCTTTCAAATTTCTTAATAAATTTATAGAAACTTCTTTCTACAGTAATAGTCCTATCTGCCTTATCACTTGTAACTATGCCTTCTATAACTTGGCCTCTTACAGGGAGTTCCCCATGAAATGGACAGTTAGGATCATGACATTCATTTTCTGGTTCTTTAACATTAATGCCTACCATATTTTCACCTAATTTTTTTAAATTTCTTCTTTATCCGGTCTTCAGGTCGGGCTACAATAACTTTCCCATCTATCGATACTTGTGAACCGTCAGGTAATGTAAACAAGAATATGACATTATCCTTAGGTATCATCTTTTCAGTATCATTTGTTTCTACTGTAATGGTGTTACGAGTTTCATCAATTACAGTTCCTTTCATTCCCACAAATGGCTTATGACTACTGTCAGTTATTTCAACAGTAAGTCCTATAAGTTCATGTCGGAATACATTTTGTGGAGTTATCATAAAACTTCACATCTGAATTTGTTTCCCTTTCAATAATTAATATTATTGATTATCTTCAAATCTTCCCAAAGGTTGAACCTATTTTATCTCTATAGTATCTGAGGAAAAACCCATACCAGCAAGTACTTCTTTTACTTTACGTTTGTGGTCACCTTGCAGTTCAATTTGACCTTTTTTGGAAGTACCTCCGCATGCACATTTTGACTTTAAGGTTTTGGTTAATTCACGTACATCTATATCATGTTCATCGATACCTTCAACGATAGTCATTAACTTACCGAATCTACGACGTACAGTGTAAACTTTTACCTTTTGTACTTCACGTGCAATTTCCTCGCATACACATAGATCTTCTGGAAGACCGCATATTTCACAGATTTTCATCTCTATTTTATTCTCCCTGTTGTTTGTTTTCATTAATTATAGTAAGAACACGGGCAATAGTTCTTCTAGTTTCTCTGATTTTACCAGGATTATCTACACCTGATACAGATCCTTTACTAATTAATGTGTTATATTCAGCATGTAACTCATTTAATTTAGCTTCTAAATCTGTAGGGCTTAAGTTCCTTAGTTCTTTGCTTCTTAAAATAACCATAAGTAATACCTCATTATTCATTTAAGGTTTCAATGCCCTTATTATTATTCCTCAGATTTGTGTAATCTAAGATGAATTTTTTCCACTGTATCTTTTAATTTGGAAAAGCTTTCTGAATCCATGAAAGAAACTTCGTCTTTTTCTAGAATCATATTGTAAACTTTTTCTTCCTCTTCGGATAAATGGTCAATACCATCTTTGATTTTAGGAACAACATCTTCTTCAAATTTTTTAACTGCTTCTTTTATAAAACTTGAATCTTCATCTTGTTCTGTAATTTCTTCTGCTTCAGTTTCTTCAGAAATTTCATCCAAAATATCTTCACCGGTAACCTCTTCAACAATTTCAGTTTCCTGTGCTTGTTCGGTAGTTGTTTCTGCTTTAACAGCGTCACTTTCGGTTGGTTCGGATATTTCAATGTAATCAGGTAATACTACTTCAGGAGGCATGATTCTTACGTATACCCCAAGTACTCCAGGTTTTAATTGAGCTGTAGAAAATCCTTCTTTTACGTGTTTGGTTGATGGTTCTCCACATTTTTTAATGTAACCTTCATTAAATTTAGCACATGCGGAACGTGAACCTCTTATTTTACCACTGATTGTTACTTCTACACCTTGAGCACCAGCACCCATGATTCTTCTGATTATGGAGTATGCTACTCTTCTGAAGTGCATTCCTCTTTCTAACATTGAAGAAATTTTATTTGCCATTATTCTAGGGTTTAATTCAGCAACTTCCACTTCTTTAACTTCAACTTGTGGGTTTTCTAAGTCGAAATCATTTTTGAGTGTTTTTGTTATAGATCTGACGGTTTTTCCACCTCTACCTATAACCATTCCTGGTTTTTCAGCGTAAACAAGAATAATTGTACCTGCTGGTGTTACTTGAATATCCATTCCACCGTAACCTGCTCTTTCGAGTTTGGTTTCAAGATATTCATCGATTCTTGTTCTTTTTAATCCTTCTTTTACGAAATCTTTTTCAATCATGTGTACTTAAGCCTCCCCCAATACGACTTGTATATGTGTTGTAGGTGTATTTGATGGGCTTGCTCTTCCAAATGCTCTTGGAGTCCAACCTCTTATAATAAACCCTCTGTTAGCAGATACATGAATTAATTTAAGGTTTTCTACATCTAATTCTTGATTTTCTGCATTTGCTTCTGCGTTTTCTATAACTTTTAAAATTGCAGCTGCTGCTTTAACAGGGTATCTACCAGAAGGCCATCCTTTTAAATCACTTCTGTGACCAACTTTTTTGTTGTGTCTTTTGAAAGGTACCACTGCTTTTTTAGCAATAACATCTTCTAAGTATGCTTTTGCATCTTCTAAATACATATTACGAATAGTTCTACATATTTCCACTGAATGTTTAGGAGAAATTTTAAGACCATGACTTGATGCTTTAGCAATTTTTTCATCTTCTTTTGCTTGGTATGAATAAGTATTTTTCTTTGCCATACAAATCTTCTCCTTATTTATTTAAGTGGAACAAACATTGATGATCTTGTAGCACCCATACCTGGGTCTCCGTGTTGTACTCTTGATCTGGTTTGTGCGAATTCACCGAAGTAGCATCCAATCATTTCCGGTTGTATTGTTACTTCTACGAAATCTTGACCATTATAAATTCCAAATGTTAAACCTACCATATTAGGAAGTACAATCATATCACGACAATGTGTTTTGATAACTATTGGTTTTCCACTTTTATTTTCGATATTCTTAACTTTTTCGATTCTGTTTAGAACTTTTTCTTGTTCAGGTAAGAATCCTCTCTTGAGAGATCTTCTTTGTCTTGATGGTAATAATTCAATTACTTCATCAAGGGACATTTCTTGAAGCTCTTCAAGTGTATATCCTCTAAATTTAAATATTTTACGAGCCAATTAAGTGCCTCCTTATCGTCTTCTACCAGTACGTTTAGCTGCTATAGAACCAACTTTTCTTCCTGCAGGTGCATGTCTTGAAATTGTTGTTGGTCTTCCTGGGTGTTGTCTGTTACCTCCACCGTGTGGGTGGTCTACTGCGTTCATCGCTACACCTCTAACAGTCATCATCTTCTTACCTTTTGCTTTGAGTGCGTGATATCTGTTACCAGCTTTAAGGAATGGTTTATCTTTTCTTCCTCCACCAGCAACTACACCGACTGTTGCTCTACTGTTAGGGTTGAATGCTTTTAATTCACCAGATGGTAATTCAATCATTGCTTTACCTACATCGTGGGTAATTAATGAAGCATATGTACCTGATGATCTAACGAATTTTCCTCCGTCTCCAGGGTTATTTTCTATGTTATAAACTGGAGTTCCTTCAGGAATTTCACTTAATGGTAATGTGTTTCCTGGTTGAACTGGTGCGGATACACCGTATTCTATTTCATCATCTATTGCTATACTTTCTGGTGCTAGAACTAATTTTTCTTCACCATTTTCGAATTTTACTACTGCAACAGGTGCTGATCTTCCAGGATCATGGATAATATCAGTTACTAATCCTTTGATACTACCGTCTTTTTCATAAGCATCATATGATCTGTATGATACTTTCCCTCGGAATCTGTGAGATGAACTACGGTATGTTGGAGTTCCTCGACCTCTTCTTTGTATAATCAATCTTTTTCCCATAATAATCCTCCTAGTCAATTATAATTAGAATACTCCCATTCTAACTGCAATATCCTCAGCGGCATCTGAATCTTTTAATTGAATTGATGCAACTTTTTCTCCTCTAGGAGTAATATGAGTATTTATTTTAAGAACTTCTACTTCGTATAGTTCTTGAAAAGCTTGTTTTATAACTCTTTTATTAGCAGATCGGTGAACCACAAATGCTATTCTATTATTGTCATATATGTCATTCATGGTTTTTTCTGATAATTGTGGTTTTATTATTACTGAATATGGATCCATAATAACTAACTCCTATTTTGTTGGAATAAATCTCCAAGTTTTTCAATTGCAGATTTGGTATAAATAGTTAATCTTCCTGCGTGTGTTCCTGGTGCAAGTAACTCAGCGTTAACATTGTTTACTTCTACAACATCGACTCCTGCATGATTTCTTGCTCCTAAGCTTATTCCACGGTCATTACCTACAACTACTAAAGGACCACTAGGTGTTCTGTATTTTCTTCCTCTAAGTTTTCCTTTACCAGATTTGATTTTTCTTCCTTTTTTAGCTCTTAGGATATCATCCATAATACCTAAGTCTTTGAAGATTTCTCTGGTTTCTTTAGTTGTTTTAACAGTTTCTAATTCATCATCAATAACGAATGGTATTTGTTCTAAATTAGAAATTTGATGTCCTCTTTTTTCAACTAATTCTTTATTAGCTGTAGCAGCTATTGCAGATCTAATTGCTAAGATTCTTTCTTTTCTGTTTATTTTTTCATGGTAAATTGTATTTACTCGTGGTGGGTGAGCTTTTCTACCTCCAATTGCTTGAGGTACGAATGCTGCTTTTGATCCTGCTGGATGTTTTGAACCTTTTACACGAGGTACCATTGCTGCTCCTCTACCTGAACCAAATGATTCTGCAGTAGTTCTTTTACCGGCCATTGGGTCTGAACCCCATGGTTGAATTCTAGCAGTCTGCATAGAGATTACTGCTCTTTTAATTACATCTGGCCTGTATACTTCTTCAAATATTTGTGGGAGCTCAATTTCGCCAGTTACTTCGCCTTTAATTGAATAAACGTTAACTTTTGCCATATATATCACTCTTTAAATCTAGACTCCCTGTTTTGAAGCTGTGCTTATGTAAGATATTTCCGGAGCTGTAGGGTCTTTACTTGCGTTTCTAACTCCTTTTCTTAAAACAACTAATCTTTTTGATGGTCCTGGTAATGAACCTTTAACCATTATGTAATTGTTTTTTATGAAACCATATTTTACAAATCCACCATCTGGGTTTACTAAGTCAACCTCAGATGCATCTCCTAATTTTAGGAGTTTTTTATTATATTCTGTTCTTTTATGGTAACCCATTTGACCAGCCATTGCGACTGTCCACATAGTTCGGTTAGGTGTCCATGGTCCGATTGAACCGACGTGTCTTTCTATACCACTACGTGCTGCTTTACCATATTGAATTCTAACACCGAATCTTTTAACAGGTCCTTGAACTCCTTTACCTTTGGTGGTTGCTATTGCATCAGTGAATTCTCCTTCTTCAAATACATCTTTAGGTGTAATTTCTTGACCGAGAACACTTATTGCATATTCGAGTTTATCTTCTACAGATTTTCCACCTACTCCGAATTCAAGTACTTCTGGTTTTTTCTTAGGCACACTGGTAAGTTTTGGTTTAGTGTGAACTAGAACTCGAATTTCATCAATTTCATCAATTCTGTTTCTTAAATTTTCTAATTTAGGTTCTATGTCCTCAAATTTAGGAATTGATATTTTTCTTGATAATTCATCATCTAAATTATCATTTGCAAGTACATCGGTTAATGTTTTTAATCCATATGTTGTTTTTGTGTAAGCTCTAATTCCCAACACTACTAAAGGTGGTGCCTCTAATATTGTAACTGGAACTGCAAGTTCCATGTTTTCTGTTGGAGAACCTTTTCTAGAATCCAGAGCCGTCACGTGGGTCATACCCACCTTGTATCCTGCGAATCCGAGTATTCCAGTTTCCTCTACTTCAGGCCAGGTACTAACACGAGGTGTTTCTCTAGCCACTCTTTTACGAGGACTGAATGCAACCGATCCTTTTCTTGGTTGGTGATGTCTAGTCATGTTATTTTCTCCTTTTGTTTACAAAAAATTTTTTATGTTGTTATTTACGTCACTTTATAAAGTACTACATGTTTCTTAAAGCATTTATAATTGATAAAGTACTAGCTACTGCCTCTTCAGTCCTTACAGTTTCAGTACCCTGACTACAAATAGTATTAAGCACAAAATCTAACTTACGTTCATTTATCATGGTGTTAATTCCAGAATATGGGCCACCAAATAAAATAGCAACATGTTGAGCTTGATTGATACTGGATTGAACCTCTGGTAAAATAGAGTTAATAGTAGGAGCATATTTTGATGTTCCAATAACCAAGTCAGGTTTTTGTTTCATCATGGTTATGCTTTCAGAGAGGTTACTGTCACTAGTTATTGTCTCATATCCCCAATAAACATTTTCCGGTTTATCAGGTTCAATTAATATTTCTTTACCAAATTTCTCTATACGAAAACTCAGTACTTTATTCACGCTTAGCTTTTCTTTACATAATGCAAGACGGCCGACACCAATATCGACCATAGTGCCCTTACGAACACGTTTTGTTGTCAATCCCTGTCTGTAGTCGCCAATCTTGACATCCTCAGACGATGGATGATGTGGTGTCCTAAGCGGTGGAAGTATTCCTACATTCTTCAGCTGGTTTGAAATCGGGAACACCTGCTTTCGCAAGTATTGCGGCGTATTCATATACTCAAGAATGGTCTTCATATACAAAGCATCCTCTCTTGAGCCACCATCTGAATTATCATTGTAAATAACAATATTGTCTGCTCTAAATAAAGCAGCATATCTTCCGATTAATCCAACTTTATACGTTCTAACTTTTGAATCTTTTGATTCTGCCAAAAAACTGTTTGGCACAAATATTGATAATTTCTCCATATTTAAAAGTTTGTACTTAAACCTATAAAAGTTTTAGGAAGAAGTTATGAATTGGAATACTATATTATATATTACTTTACAACAATATATATACTTACCTATTATTAGGCATTAAAACTAGTTATTTTTATCATGGATTATCAAAAAATTTCCGATATGAAAAATATCATAAACATTAAAATTTTAAGATAACTTTATATATTTGTATGTATAAAATAAGTAAAATAATTTTCCCATACTAAAAATTATAATAAATCTCTACTGTAATCATGTTAATATGATAAAATACAGTTGATTAAAAGTTAAATAAAATTAAAAAAGAAAATGGTGAAATTAGGATGGATTCATTCCAACTCGGATAGTTCTTCATAAAATTCATTCATTAATCTCTGGAACTTTGAACCTTCCGAAGCTGAAACCCATTCATATTTAAATCTTCTTTGATCAATATTCATTTCATCAAGAATAAACCTTATCATACGTGCACGTCTACGCCATTTATAATTACCCGCATCATAATGACAATCACCGATATGACATCCGCCTACAAAGACTCCATCGGCACCATCATGAAATGCCTTGAAAATCATGTCGGAATTTATCCTACCTGAACACATTACCCTGATGATTCTTATATTTGGAGGATAACTCATACGTCCTGTACCTGCATTATCCGCTCCACCATAACAACACCAATTGCAGCAAAAGCCTATAATTTTAATTTCCTTGTTTGATTCATCCATAAAACATAACCCCTGACTAATTATTCAATTATTTCCTCTTTCAATTTACTGTACATAGGTGCCTTATCCGGACTGACTCCAGCAATATAGCCCGTATCCTCTTTATACTTTAACTGAACCTTCTGGTATAGCTTGGCTAATGGTATCTCCATAGGACATACATCTTCACATTGACCACAGTTAATGCAGCTAAATGCCATATGTCCCATTCTTAATCCATGCATCAATAACGGATCAGGCTTATCAGTCGGTTTTTCTTCAAAGAAGTCTCTTTCTAAGGAACATACCCTGCAGTTACATACAGGACATACGTCACGACATCTGTAACATTTAATACATCGGGTAAGAATTTTGTTAAACTCCTCGGGAGTAGGATATTCTGTTTCAAGTTGTTTTTTCTGTGCCTTTTTAGCCATCTTCTTCATTACGTTTTCCACTTTGCCACGTATTGTTATCTGTTTTTCGGATGGCTCCTTAACTTCAATATATCCCTTGTCTATTGCATTTTGTATAAGTTCTTCACCCCGTGGAGTGTTGATTTCAACGAATGTATATCCCTTGCTTGAACCCCAGTTTCCACAGGCAACATCCGCTTTTCGTGGTATTTTAAGTTCACACCTTTGACAATTTTTTCGTCTTCCGTATCCTTCAAGTTCAAGGTCGTCTATTTTCACACTTTTTTCTTCACCGTTTGCCAATTCTATGATAAACATACCCTTATTGATTTCCTCTGAAACGACATCATCCGGATTAACATCATAGAACAGTTCAACCATCTTCTCAGCTACCAGTGGACTTACGGTTCCTCCACAGTTTAATCCTATCATGTAGAGGTTATCCCTGTTGAGTCCATGTCTTTTAAGTATTTCATCTATTGCCATTGCATCACATGGTTTTGTTGTGACCGCAATTGTCTGATCTTTGAGAAACTTGGCAATGATATCCGCAGTCATTATCGGTGCACAGTGAAGTGAACCTGATGTTTCCAGCAGTTCATCCTTGGTGGTGATGTAACTTGGCATTCCGTCATAGACGCTATCATTTTTCTTGACATTTAATATTCCATCCACCATATCCTCTTCCAGTAGACTTAGCAGTAGTGAAGTTACTGCTCCACCATTTTCACAGTTTTCTAAAATATCCTCATTTGTTGATTTGATTTGTAAATATTTCATTATTCCCACCACTTATATTAATTCAAGTATTTGCGTTACAGTCTTCAAGTTATTATCATCATCCTGTATTGCATCAGGATATGTTTGGGTTGTACCCATTGAATTGGTAAATGACATTTCATCCTGACACCATAAGCGTATAGGTACTGACAAACCAAGTGAAGTGTCATCCTCGGTAAATGAAATCACGTCCTTATTTTCAAGTACTTTTTCATCCAGGTATTCACATGGATTTTCATTGATGAATATGATTAATTCTGAGTTGCTGATTGTTGTGTTTATTTCATCAACTGAAGAAGGATTGATTTTTTGCAGTGACGAATAACTGTTTGGATGTTTGAGCAATGGCAGTAGCTTAATATTGTTATCATTAACTAAGCCGATTACTTTTTCATAGTTTTCGTTTGTATCAATTTGATTTATTATGATTATTGAGTTATCCTTTAGTCCAATTGATTTGATTACTTCATCAATCGTATCATAGGAATCTATCTTAATGAATTCATCACTGTTGTATCCTGTCAGGTTATTTTCTGTGTGGATATTAATTGTCTGTGCGTTGTTTTGTTGTGCGTGTATGATTCTTCTGGCTATTAAGGAATTATTTCTGTATATGTCGCCTATTGTTATGATTTGTTCTGCCTTTTCTATTTCATCATATGTTGATAGAATTTCAGAATCTATTTTTGAAAAGTTATATTCATATGTCAGGAGGTTATATTTGTTTTGCTTTGTAAAATCAATTATACTATCTAATGTTTTATCATCACAATTTCCGGAGGTTATTATAGTTATCTTATCATTATCTATAGTGTTTATCTTTTCTTTGATGTCTTCAATAGTTTTTGTATAGTCAAATGCCTTGATTGTATTTTCGGATAGTTTGTTAATATAATCAATGCAGTTCTTACAGTTTTTGCCTTCATTTATCTCATGATTTTTGAATGGATTTATCCCTACTATAAATCCATCGTTACTTATTAGATTTATACCACAACCAATGCTGCATTTAGGGCATATTGTGTGATTAATTTTTAGCATTCGAATTCACCTATTATATGTATTTAAAATTCTTTTTTGATTATAAAAAGATTTTAAAAAATTTAAATAATTTTTATACATTTTATAATTATTTTTTTTAATCTCTTTCTTGATTAAAATCGATATTGATAAAAAAATGAATTTTTATTAATATTTAATAATAATTAATCATTAATTATATATAAATGTTATTATTAATCATTATATTTAATAATTTTTAAAAATATTTTATTAATATAAAAAATTCAAGTATGATACAACAATAAAAGAAAAGCTCACAAAAAAAGAATATATGGATACAATACTGTCCGGTTAAGATAGTTTTTGTGTAAAATTCACTAAACGACAAAAAATTCAATTTTCCAACAATAACTATTAATGAATAAATAATATCAGATAGCCATTTATAAAAATATAAAAAATAGACACCGTTTAGCAATTTTTTTTATTTATTCCTAAATTTGGCAAAACAAAGCTCTAAAAAAAGATATATGCAGTGGTTTATAATGAATG is part of the Methanosphaera sp. BMS genome and harbors:
- a CDS encoding Coenzyme F420 hydrogenase/dehydrogenase, beta subunit C-terminal domain; its protein translation is MKYLQIKSTNEDILENCENGGAVTSLLLSLLEEDMVDGILNVKKNDSVYDGMPSYITTKDELLETSGSLHCAPIMTADIIAKFLKDQTIAVTTKPCDAMAIDEILKRHGLNRDNLYMIGLNCGGTVSPLVAEKMVELFYDVNPDDVVSEEINKGMFIIELANGEEKSVKIDDLELEGYGRRKNCQRCELKIPRKADVACGNWGSSKGYTFVEINTPRGEELIQNAIDKGYIEVKEPSEKQITIRGKVENVMKKMAKKAQKKQLETEYPTPEEFNKILTRCIKCYRCRDVCPVCNCRVCSLERDFFEEKPTDKPDPLLMHGLRMGHMAFSCINCGQCEDVCPMEIPLAKLYQKVQLKYKEDTGYIAGVSPDKAPMYSKLKEEIIE